A single genomic interval of Patescibacteria group bacterium harbors:
- a CDS encoding DUF2341 domain-containing protein, translating into MNLKKKILKQILFYFYREGRILLSKFLKEFRFFYLIHIKRDKSCRKICSNWYEIKIPAQGWSASGGKKQPRHQRIGTPTEASEKLNWKEKYFDLQKQFFILEKKFRQQYFKFGTTRAVAVFLCIALIITAGWQMIWNMSRAAGAAAWDFSNSANYTAAANVEVDASDNNMARLKQNYIPGTNWIATDGDDYDWTYRHEVTIDNSALEYDSSNVQLKITLSSTNFDFSIPDSQGSDIRFTGSLARTNYATEQERLNAQATNEISYYKESYDQSAKTAVFWVNLPNIYSFWGVATENSGTDNKLKVDDVSGFPDPADFPSGEIPVTVRDTTNSETNYITAIDGDTKELTFKNNFSVSFLTALTAQVRYIEDEQVYLYYGNSNAIVSTSSQSNTFTTTDTPEANLVGYWKFDDGSITTTHDFSGEGNTGTVTSGLSLRDGPVGPAMSFLSSKNISVPSSSELSPTDAVSVEFWIYPTGRYSDWGNIIYKSSSYVVSWEGWNARMRWTVGGCGGGWAGGGVPTLSYNTWTHVVATYDKNLGSNQMNMYFNGVVGETLTCTGSITANSNPLVMITDSSVSATKPNGLDEVRVYNKALSQGEVTAHYNLGRATPPILTVQSSQSLYPSIWQYQRAITINNSTGGALTNYQVSVSLTALNFDFSHANSNGSDIRFTDSDADTELDYWIESYDSAAQTATIWVEVPSISASSTKTIYMYHGNRGAGVASNRSDTMVVLNFENETVGQSASNFVNYNGGTNVIKGGKIVENYGHTSGYSYYNGGQYSDFVYENRFVLTSDRGGGATFRASGNNLYFLDYYTSGSTVDLYKVVNGSRTSIASASVTVAAGTWYDSKVICAGNSIKVYHNGVLKIDITDNTYSTGYVGMGANVYGRTMQYDDFIIRNYSPTDPVSTVGSETAVAWPSTEVAKLIVNNNTGQPYVSLSSFAQTLGVDNAGSVKYQISNNDTDWYWYNSGSGDWEVASGLLQTNTAADVNTNISTFASDIHPGEIGTFYFKSFFVSDGTQKVELDSIDLGYIYDTLPPTDPVAATGYSDNGKATPIVTNSWYNHTKPYFEFGAATDQADTGNGEQATGVAGYWVYFGTTSTADPEVSGTWINGNTDLLRVYESPTLTATGTYYFRIKSKDNANNESDPSTIFTYKFDTTMPVTPTFIAVSPQGYAATDSFTFIWQEATDANSGFNGYCYKTGVTAEQNATLYTAFHSDSRCNNDGKFITNTSITTIQDPDLIHYQNGSNIFYITAKDNAGNFSYPATALYYFSGSAPGPIQNLSVDNASSTTNAFTFTWDPPASFTGNIEGYYYSINQEPNVSNSVWLGNATSTGAITAATMQGTNTFYVVAKDDASNIDWDSWDPQGKVEFSCTTPGLNSPTQVRLTDASIEYDDIYTLTLTWNPIDLDDVTSTFSSYDIYRSTDGITFTRRASLSDANQDYFSDTNLNPDITYWYYIVSVDNAAKESPPSYTDPTSYQPASEDDTAPVLTGGTPVVTSHDGYALFTWSTDEPSDSHVEYGTSSGIYTAIQGNDTQTSSHIVNLYGLNSLTTYYYRIHSKDAAGNPLISSEYSFTYWPPEVDTNPEISGEQTQSPSAVGTEATITWTTDKYATSQVYYGTVHADSCATLSDHTTEDTVLNKSHMVQLRDLPYETTYYYCTRSKDTYDHVTWGIMNTFTTEEEPTPTDTTAPVISAVNSYPTETLCTIIWTTDDSATSQIEYGLTDAYGTSSDLDSTLTAKHVVRLTDLTTEQVYHYRIKSKNAADLETVSQDYTFTPQYVSQEIRVISGGGGSTAILIDETAPIISNILTSNITENSATISWATNEKANSLVDYGLTSTYTDTQYVGLSSFVTSHQVTLSDLTKNTVYHYQSPISRCFRQSQTKR; encoded by the coding sequence GCTGCGGCTTGGGATTTTTCTAATTCTGCGAATTATACCGCCGCTGCTAATGTTGAGGTTGATGCTTCCGATAATAACATGGCTCGCTTGAAACAAAATTATATACCCGGAACAAATTGGATCGCCACTGATGGAGATGATTATGATTGGACCTATCGTCACGAAGTTACAATTGACAACAGCGCATTGGAATATGATTCTTCCAATGTTCAATTAAAAATAACATTAAGTTCCACTAATTTTGATTTTTCCATTCCTGATTCGCAGGGCAGTGATATTAGATTTACCGGATCTTTAGCCAGAACAAATTATGCAACTGAACAAGAAAGATTAAACGCGCAAGCAACAAATGAAATTTCATATTACAAAGAATCATATGATCAATCCGCGAAGACTGCGGTTTTTTGGGTTAATCTCCCCAATATTTATTCTTTCTGGGGCGTGGCCACGGAAAATTCAGGCACTGATAATAAATTGAAAGTTGATGACGTTTCCGGTTTTCCTGATCCGGCTGATTTTCCAAGCGGAGAAATACCGGTCACGGTTCGCGATACAACAAATTCCGAAACAAATTACATTACCGCCATTGATGGTGACACTAAAGAATTAACTTTCAAAAATAATTTCAGCGTCAGTTTTTTAACTGCATTAACCGCTCAAGTCAGATATATTGAAGACGAACAAGTTTATTTATATTATGGAAATTCCAATGCCATTGTTTCAACCAGCAGTCAAAGCAATACTTTTACAACCACTGATACGCCGGAAGCAAATTTGGTCGGTTATTGGAAATTTGACGATGGTTCAATAACTACGACTCATGATTTTTCCGGTGAGGGTAATACCGGTACTGTGACTTCAGGTTTAAGTTTGAGAGATGGTCCGGTTGGGCCGGCTATGTCCTTCTTAAGCAGTAAAAATATCAGCGTTCCTTCAAGTTCTGAATTAAGTCCGACTGACGCGGTTAGTGTGGAATTTTGGATTTATCCAACCGGTCGTTATTCAGATTGGGGAAATATTATTTATAAATCGAGCAGTTATGTTGTTAGTTGGGAAGGTTGGAACGCAAGAATGAGATGGACAGTGGGTGGTTGCGGTGGAGGTTGGGCTGGCGGTGGTGTTCCTACTCTAAGCTATAATACCTGGACTCATGTAGTGGCTACTTATGATAAAAATTTAGGCAGTAATCAGATGAATATGTATTTTAACGGGGTGGTAGGAGAAACTTTAACTTGTACCGGGAGTATCACGGCTAATTCAAATCCTCTTGTAATGATTACTGATTCTAGTGTTTCTGCGACTAAGCCAAACGGATTGGATGAGGTGAGAGTTTATAACAAAGCTTTAAGTCAAGGAGAGGTTACGGCTCATTATAATTTGGGACGAGCCACTCCTCCAATATTAACTGTTCAATCATCTCAATCTCTTTATCCTTCAATTTGGCAATATCAGCGTGCAATTACAATCAATAACAGCACCGGCGGAGCTTTAACTAATTATCAAGTTTCAGTTAGTTTAACTGCTTTAAATTTTGATTTTTCTCACGCCAATTCAAATGGTTCAGATATCAGATTTACTGATTCAGATGCTGATACAGAGCTTGATTATTGGATTGAATCTTATGATTCTGCGGCTCAAACAGCTACAATTTGGGTTGAAGTGCCTTCTATTTCCGCTTCTTCAACAAAAACAATTTATATGTATCATGGCAATAGAGGAGCGGGTGTGGCGAGTAACAGAAGCGATACTATGGTTGTGTTGAATTTTGAGAATGAAACAGTTGGCCAATCGGCGAGTAATTTTGTCAATTATAACGGAGGAACCAATGTTATTAAAGGAGGCAAAATTGTAGAAAATTATGGCCACACATCCGGTTATTCTTATTATAATGGAGGACAGTATTCTGATTTTGTTTATGAAAATAGATTTGTTTTAACTTCTGATCGTGGTGGCGGCGCTACTTTTAGAGCAAGCGGCAATAATCTTTATTTTTTAGATTATTATACTAGTGGCAGTACGGTGGATTTATACAAAGTGGTTAATGGTTCAAGGACATCAATTGCCAGTGCTTCTGTCACTGTTGCGGCCGGAACTTGGTATGATTCTAAAGTTATTTGCGCCGGCAATTCAATTAAGGTTTACCATAATGGAGTTTTAAAAATTGATATAACTGACAATACTTACTCTACAGGGTATGTCGGTATGGGAGCTAATGTTTATGGACGCACAATGCAATATGATGATTTCATTATTCGTAATTATTCTCCAACTGATCCTGTATCTACTGTCGGTTCCGAAACCGCTGTTGCTTGGCCTTCTACTGAAGTCGCCAAATTAATCGTTAATAATAACACAGGCCAGCCTTATGTCAGCCTTTCTTCCTTTGCCCAAACTCTTGGCGTAGATAATGCCGGCAGCGTTAAATATCAGATTTCCAACAATGACACAGATTGGTATTGGTACAATTCAGGTTCAGGAGATTGGGAAGTCGCTTCAGGTTTGCTTCAGACAAATACTGCCGCTGATGTTAACACTAATATTTCCACTTTTGCCAGCGATATTCATCCCGGCGAAATCGGCACTTTCTATTTCAAATCCTTCTTCGTTTCCGATGGCACGCAAAAAGTGGAGCTTGATTCAATTGATTTGGGATATATTTACGATACTTTGCCTCCAACCGATCCTGTTGCCGCAACCGGATATTCCGACAATGGCAAGGCTACCCCTATTGTCACAAATTCTTGGTACAATCATACCAAACCATATTTTGAATTTGGCGCCGCCACTGATCAAGCTGATACGGGCAATGGCGAACAAGCCACTGGCGTGGCCGGTTATTGGGTTTACTTTGGCACTACTTCCACCGCTGATCCCGAAGTTTCCGGAACTTGGATTAACGGCAATACTGATCTGTTGAGAGTTTACGAATCACCGACTTTAACCGCGACCGGCACTTACTATTTCAGAATCAAGTCGAAAGATAATGCCAATAACGAATCAGATCCTTCCACAATTTTCACTTACAAATTTGACACCACCATGCCTGTCACTCCGACCTTTATCGCTGTCTCTCCTCAAGGTTATGCCGCCACTGATTCATTCACTTTTATTTGGCAAGAGGCGACTGACGCCAACTCGGGATTTAACGGTTATTGCTACAAAACCGGCGTGACAGCTGAACAAAATGCCACTTTGTATACTGCCTTCCACTCTGATTCCCGCTGCAACAACGACGGTAAGTTTATCACCAACACTTCCATTACCACCATTCAAGATCCTGATTTGATTCATTATCAAAATGGTTCAAATATTTTCTACATCACAGCCAAAGACAATGCCGGAAACTTTTCGTATCCGGCCACGGCTTTGTACTATTTCTCCGGTTCAGCGCCCGGACCGATTCAAAATTTGAGCGTTGACAATGCTTCTTCAACCACTAACGCATTCACCTTTACTTGGGATCCTCCGGCCAGTTTTACCGGCAACATTGAAGGTTACTATTATTCCATTAATCAGGAACCGAATGTTTCAAATTCAGTTTGGCTTGGCAACGCCACTTCCACCGGCGCGATCACAGCCGCGACCATGCAAGGAACAAATACTTTTTACGTCGTGGCCAAAGATGACGCAAGCAATATTGATTGGGATTCTTGGGATCCGCAGGGAAAAGTTGAATTCTCCTGCACCACGCCGGGTTTGAATTCGCCGACTCAAGTCAGACTGACCGACGCTTCCATTGAATACGATGATATCTACACCTTAACCCTAACCTGGAACCCGATTGATTTAGACGATGTGACTTCAACTTTTTCTTCATATGATATTTATCGATCCACTGATGGTATCACTTTTACTCGCCGCGCTTCTTTGAGCGATGCCAATCAGGACTATTTCTCAGACACCAATCTTAATCCGGACATAACATATTGGTATTACATTGTTTCCGTTGACAACGCGGCCAAAGAATCACCCCCGAGCTATACCGATCCGACCAGTTATCAACCGGCCTCGGAAGATGACACGGCGCCTGTTTTAACCGGCGGCACTCCGGTTGTCACTTCTCATGACGGTTATGCTTTATTCACTTGGTCCACTGACGAACCTTCTGATTCTCACGTCGAATATGGAACCAGCTCAGGCATATACACCGCTATTCAAGGCAATGACACTCAAACTTCTTCTCATATTGTTAATCTCTACGGACTTAATTCTTTAACCACTTACTATTATCGCATTCATTCCAAAGACGCAGCCGGCAACCCCCTTATCTCCTCAGAATATTCTTTTACCTATTGGCCGCCTGAAGTTGACACCAATCCTGAAATCTCAGGAGAACAAACTCAATCTCCGTCAGCGGTCGGCACTGAAGCGACAATCACTTGGACCACTGACAAATATGCCACCAGCCAAGTATATTACGGCACTGTTCATGCCGATTCTTGCGCAACTTTATCTGATCATACAACCGAAGACACTGTTTTGAATAAATCCCATATGGTTCAATTAAGAGATCTTCCTTACGAAACCACATATTACTATTGCACTCGTTCCAAAGACACCTATGATCATGTCACTTGGGGAATAATGAATACTTTCACCACGGAAGAAGAACCGACGCCGACTGACACCACTGCCCCGGTTATTTCCGCCGTCAATTCATATCCGACCGAAACGCTTTGCACCATAATTTGGACCACTGATGATTCCGCCACTTCTCAAATTGAATATGGTTTAACCGATGCTTACGGAACTTCAAGCGATTTGGATTCAACCTTAACCGCCAAACACGTGGTTCGCTTGACGGACTTGACCACGGAACAAGTCTATCATTATCGAATCAAATCAAAAAATGCGGCTGATCTTGAAACCGTCAGCCAGGACTATACTTTTACGCCTCAATATGTTTCTCAGGAAATCAGAGTGATCTCAGGAGGAGGAGGCAGCACAGCAATATTAATAGATGAAACTGCGCCTATAATCAGTAATATTTTAACTTCTAATATTACTGAAAATTCAGCCACCATCAGTTGGGCAACCAATGAAAAAGCAAACAGTTTAGTAGATTATGGTTTGACTTCAACTTATACTGACACTCAATATGTTGGTTTGTCATCTTTTGTAACTTCTCATCAAGTTACTCTTTCTGATTTAACAAAGAATACCGTCTATCATTATCAAAGTCCTATCTCAAGATGCTTCAGGCAATCTCAAACAAAGCGCTGA